The following proteins are encoded in a genomic region of Dehalococcoidia bacterium:
- a CDS encoding response regulator transcription factor, translating to MTIRIVLADDHSVVRQGLKMFLSLDPEFDVVGEAENGAEAVALTKRLNPDVVLMDLLMPVMDGITATQEIRRDFPDTEVIALTSVLEDASVVGAVKAGAIGYLLKDTQSEELCRAIKAAAAGQVQLSPQAAARLMREVRTPDSAQALTERETEVLKLVAQGKANKEIAAELVIGEKTVKTHVSNILGKLGVQSRTQAALYAAQRGLVTLAGG from the coding sequence GTGACAATCCGAATCGTCCTGGCGGACGACCACAGCGTGGTCCGTCAGGGACTCAAGATGTTCCTCTCGCTTGACCCGGAGTTCGACGTCGTAGGCGAAGCGGAGAACGGCGCCGAGGCCGTAGCCCTGACGAAGCGCCTCAACCCCGATGTGGTCCTGATGGACCTCCTCATGCCGGTGATGGACGGCATTACCGCTACGCAGGAGATCCGCCGCGACTTCCCGGACACGGAGGTGATCGCCTTGACCAGTGTCCTGGAAGACGCCTCCGTTGTCGGGGCGGTCAAGGCCGGGGCGATAGGCTACCTGCTCAAGGACACCCAGTCGGAGGAGCTCTGCCGGGCGATCAAGGCGGCGGCAGCCGGCCAGGTGCAGCTCTCACCGCAGGCCGCGGCGCGACTGATGCGTGAGGTCCGGACTCCGGACAGCGCCCAGGCGTTGACGGAGCGCGAGACCGAGGTGCTGAAGCTGGTTGCTCAGGGCAAGGCCAACAAGGAGATCGCCGCTGAGCTCGTCATCGGCGAGAAAACGGTCAAGACACACGTCTCGAATATCCTCGGTAAGCTCGGCGTCCAGAGCCGGACGCAGGCCGCGCTCTACGCCGCCCAGCGCGGCCTCGTTACCCTCGCCGGCGGTTAA
- a CDS encoding response regulator transcription factor gives MKPIDVLLVDDEARVRRGLRMLFDLEPDVRVVGEAADGVTAVQLARQLQPDVVVMDIEMAGGDGLTATFSLARERTAVVVLTIHDSERVRRMAARAGAAAFVSKHEGGARLLEVIRSVAAPREDTP, from the coding sequence GTGAAACCGATCGACGTGCTCCTGGTGGATGACGAGGCGAGGGTGCGGCGGGGCCTGCGGATGCTCTTCGACCTCGAGCCCGATGTGCGGGTCGTCGGCGAAGCGGCTGACGGAGTCACCGCGGTCCAGCTTGCGCGTCAACTGCAGCCGGACGTGGTCGTCATGGACATCGAGATGGCCGGCGGCGACGGCCTCACGGCCACGTTCTCGCTGGCGCGAGAGCGGACCGCCGTAGTCGTCCTCACGATCCACGACTCGGAGCGAGTGCGACGAATGGCAGCGCGGGCCGGGGCAGCGGCCTTCGTGAGTAAGCACGAGGGCGGCGCCCGCCTCCTCGAGGTCATCCGCAGCGTCGCCGCACCCAGAGAGGACACGCCATGA